The following are from one region of the Roseobacter fucihabitans genome:
- a CDS encoding cyclic nucleotide-binding domain-containing thioredoxin-disulfide reductase, producing the protein MESFAADLATMIRRPLEPAHVAALEKCGEVFDFKSGEFVQEPGTGMDLLHFVLSGEIEAVDPTTMARIGVATLNEGQFFGDLQFLSGGVSMAGARAVQDSQVLCVPRDDVLRLMSDLPEMSDIIVTVMAARRRRAVEQSDSALTLIGSEISRDIRHVASFAARNRIPYREIEVTSQEALALAAQCVVGAAQPGVIFGRAHKIDPPTPRGVAKALGLYLEVSQDSAFDVLIVGGGPAGVAAGVYAGAEGLSALVLEDMAIGGQAGTSSRIENYMGFPTGISGGDLVGRGEVQAMKFGTRFSVPRRAVALRRCEDAWFHVMLDDDQEVSAKALIVATGVQYRKLPLEGLERFEGAGVYYAATEVEARYCRDGEVAVIGGGNSAGQAAMFLARSTRHVHVLIRGESLAASMSDYLLQRLTSHPRITVHTRTEVIGLHGQEGLERITICDKASGQDWDLRTAALFVMVGAAPNTEWVSGLVGLDGKGFVQTGGDAQARSQYETSCPGVFAVGDVRAGSVKRVASAVGEGSVVMSAVWAHVNA; encoded by the coding sequence ATGGAAAGTTTCGCCGCCGATCTGGCCACGATGATCCGCAGGCCGCTGGAGCCTGCGCATGTCGCAGCACTTGAAAAATGCGGTGAGGTCTTTGATTTCAAATCCGGTGAGTTTGTCCAGGAGCCGGGCACGGGGATGGATCTGCTCCATTTCGTGCTGAGCGGCGAAATCGAGGCGGTCGATCCCACTACGATGGCGCGGATTGGTGTTGCGACCCTGAACGAAGGCCAGTTTTTCGGGGATCTGCAATTCCTCTCCGGCGGGGTGTCCATGGCGGGCGCGCGGGCGGTGCAGGACAGTCAGGTGCTTTGTGTGCCGCGAGATGATGTGTTGCGCCTGATGTCGGATTTGCCGGAAATGAGTGATATCATCGTGACCGTAATGGCTGCACGGCGCAGGCGCGCCGTGGAGCAATCGGATTCCGCTCTGACGTTGATCGGCTCCGAGATCAGCCGGGACATCCGCCATGTGGCCAGCTTCGCCGCGCGCAATCGGATCCCGTACCGTGAGATCGAAGTGACATCGCAGGAGGCGCTGGCCCTGGCGGCGCAATGCGTGGTCGGTGCGGCGCAGCCGGGGGTGATTTTCGGGCGCGCGCATAAGATTGACCCGCCGACGCCGCGCGGGGTGGCCAAGGCTCTGGGGCTGTACCTTGAGGTATCACAGGACAGCGCCTTTGACGTGCTGATCGTGGGCGGGGGGCCGGCCGGTGTCGCGGCGGGTGTTTACGCGGGTGCCGAGGGGCTGAGCGCGCTGGTGCTTGAGGATATGGCGATCGGCGGGCAGGCTGGCACGTCGAGCCGGATCGAGAACTACATGGGCTTTCCCACGGGGATTTCGGGCGGTGATCTGGTCGGGCGCGGGGAAGTGCAGGCAATGAAATTCGGCACGCGGTTTTCGGTGCCGCGCCGTGCCGTGGCGTTGCGGCGATGTGAGGATGCGTGGTTTCATGTCATGCTGGATGATGATCAAGAAGTGAGCGCCAAAGCGTTGATCGTGGCCACTGGCGTGCAATATCGCAAGCTGCCGTTGGAGGGGTTGGAGCGGTTTGAGGGCGCGGGCGTCTATTATGCCGCCACGGAGGTCGAGGCGCGCTATTGCCGGGACGGCGAGGTCGCGGTGATCGGCGGGGGCAATTCGGCGGGTCAAGCGGCGATGTTTCTGGCGCGCAGCACGCGGCATGTGCATGTGTTGATCCGAGGCGAGTCGCTGGCCGCGTCGATGTCGGATTATCTGTTGCAGCGCCTCACGTCGCATCCGCGTATTACCGTGCATACGCGCACGGAGGTGATTGGCTTGCACGGGCAGGAAGGGCTGGAGCGGATTACGATCTGTGACAAGGCCTCGGGGCAGGACTGGGATCTGCGCACGGCGGCGTTGTTTGTGATGGTGGGTGCCGCGCCCAATACAGAGTGGGTGTCCGGGCTGGTCGGCCTGGATGGCAAGGGTTTCGTTCAGACGGGTGGAGATGCCCAGGCGCGCTCGCAATATGAGACGTCCTGTCCTGGTGTTTTTGCGGTGGGCGATGTGCGCGCGGGGTCGGTCAAACGCGTGGCCTCGGCCGTTGGCGAGGGGTCGGTGGTGATGTCGGCCGTCTGGGCGCATGTGAACGCGTGA
- a CDS encoding YcjF family protein: MANTNPVLIDLEKDATPVSVADAAPVPDLESDGPQGQAMQRAAALALGRPSRLARWFWGLAAGLVGALVSIAMWEYLSGLIARHPLLGWGVMALTAGFVLVLAAICLREIAALGRLGRLDGLRHAADSAREADDLSAARDVSDRLIALYKGREDTRWGRDRFAQTRGDQMDAASLLMLAEREILGPLDVAASRQIEAAARQVATVTALVPLAFADVAAALTANLRMIRAIAEVYGGRSGLLGGWRLTRAVMAHLVATGAVAVGDDLLEPILGGSIIGKLSRRFGEGLVNGALTARVGVAAMEVCRPLPFVAGKKPKTRDIIKRSLGGLFSTSSKS, encoded by the coding sequence ATGGCAAATACCAACCCGGTACTGATCGACCTCGAAAAGGACGCGACACCCGTATCGGTGGCGGATGCCGCCCCGGTGCCTGATCTCGAGAGCGACGGCCCACAGGGGCAGGCGATGCAGCGCGCGGCGGCGCTGGCGCTGGGGCGTCCCTCGCGGCTGGCGCGCTGGTTCTGGGGGCTGGCCGCTGGGTTGGTCGGGGCGCTGGTCTCCATCGCCATGTGGGAATACCTCAGCGGCTTGATCGCGCGCCACCCGTTGCTGGGCTGGGGCGTCATGGCGCTGACGGCGGGGTTCGTGTTGGTTCTGGCCGCGATATGTCTGCGCGAAATTGCGGCCCTGGGTCGTTTAGGCCGTCTTGATGGGTTACGCCATGCCGCGGATAGCGCGCGTGAAGCTGATGATTTGAGTGCGGCGCGCGATGTCAGTGACCGGCTCATCGCGCTCTATAAGGGGCGCGAAGATACCCGTTGGGGCCGGGACCGCTTTGCCCAGACGCGGGGTGATCAAATGGATGCCGCGAGCCTGTTGATGCTGGCGGAGCGCGAAATTCTCGGCCCGCTGGATGTGGCCGCCTCGCGCCAGATTGAGGCGGCAGCCCGGCAGGTGGCGACGGTCACGGCCCTTGTGCCACTGGCCTTTGCGGATGTCGCCGCCGCGCTGACCGCGAATTTGCGCATGATCCGGGCGATTGCCGAAGTTTACGGCGGGCGTTCCGGGTTGTTGGGCGGGTGGCGTTTGACCCGCGCGGTAATGGCGCATCTGGTGGCGACGGGGGCGGTGGCCGTCGGCGATGACCTGCTGGAGCCAATCCTGGGCGGATCGATCATCGGCAAATTGTCGCGCCGTTTTGGCGAGGGCCTCGTGAACGGCGCCTTGACGGCGCGCGTTGGCGTCGCGGCGATGGAAGTCTGTCGCCCCTTGCCGTTCGTTGCTGGAAAAAAGCCGAAAACGCGCGATATAATCAAAAGGAGCCTTGGCGGTTTGTTCTCGACCTCGTCAAAATCCTGA